A genomic window from Sphingomonas taxi includes:
- a CDS encoding DUF2076 domain-containing protein — translation MTPDERTLLTNFLNELVATRGVAKDNEADALIRQALAANPDAGYVLVQHAIVADQSLHAAQARIAELERQIAPPAPSPSFLPTDRGPWGGSQPAYAPPAPEARPGILSGGGGLGSFLRSAGTTAAGVAGGEMLFSGLSDLFGGHHGGGFGGGGQGFLGAPEENVVINNYGDDDDDSNDSSGW, via the coding sequence ATGACACCCGACGAACGCACCCTTCTGACGAATTTCCTCAACGAGCTGGTCGCGACGCGCGGCGTCGCCAAGGACAATGAGGCGGACGCGCTGATCCGGCAGGCGCTCGCCGCCAATCCCGACGCGGGCTACGTGCTGGTCCAGCATGCGATCGTCGCCGACCAGTCGCTGCACGCCGCGCAGGCCCGGATCGCGGAGCTGGAGCGGCAAATCGCCCCGCCGGCGCCATCGCCAAGCTTTCTGCCGACCGACCGCGGACCATGGGGCGGGTCGCAACCCGCTTATGCGCCACCGGCACCGGAGGCACGGCCCGGCATCCTGTCGGGGGGTGGCGGCCTCGGCAGTTTCCTGCGGTCGGCCGGCACCACGGCGGCGGGCGTCGCCGGCGGCGAGATGCTGTTCAGCGGGCTTTCCGACCTGTTCGGCGGCCACCACGGCGGTGGCTTCGGCGGTGGCGGCCAGGGCTTCCTCGGTGCGCCCGAAGAGAATGTCGTGATCAACAATTACGGCGACGACGACGACGATAGCAACGACAGCAGCGGCTGGTAG
- the mgrA gene encoding L-glyceraldehyde 3-phosphate reductase yields MAFPEPYTAAAGRYDAGMSYRRTGRSGLRLPAISLGLWQNFGGTDVFETGRAVLRRAFDRGVTHFDLANNYGPPYGSAEENFGRVLATDFRAHRDELILSTKAGWDMWPGPYGDIGSSKKYLIASCDQSLKRMGVDYVDIFYSHRVDATTPLEETMGALVQLHRQGKALYVGISSYEPGLTRQAAAILAEEKVPLFIHQPSYSILNRWIERELLATLADLGTGCIAFSPLAQGMLTAKYLDGVPGDARASRDGSLSQTLLSEANVAAIHALDGIARARGQTLAQMAIAWVLRDPRVTSALIGARSVAQLDDSLNALNNPAFSADELAAIDAAAVDGGINIWSDSSDIAELPARQGVPLASR; encoded by the coding sequence ATGGCCTTTCCCGAACCCTATACCGCCGCTGCCGGCCGCTACGATGCCGGCATGTCCTATCGCCGCACCGGCCGCAGCGGCTTGCGCCTGCCGGCGATCAGCCTCGGGCTGTGGCAGAATTTCGGCGGCACCGACGTCTTCGAGACCGGCCGCGCGGTGCTGCGTCGCGCCTTCGACCGCGGCGTCACCCATTTCGATCTCGCCAACAATTACGGCCCGCCCTACGGATCGGCGGAAGAGAATTTCGGCCGCGTCCTCGCGACCGACTTCAGGGCGCATCGCGACGAGCTGATCCTGTCGACCAAGGCGGGGTGGGACATGTGGCCCGGTCCCTATGGCGACATCGGCTCCTCGAAAAAGTATCTGATCGCCAGTTGCGACCAGAGCCTCAAGCGCATGGGCGTCGATTACGTCGACATCTTCTACTCCCACCGCGTCGATGCGACGACGCCGCTGGAGGAGACGATGGGCGCGCTGGTGCAGCTCCACCGCCAGGGCAAGGCGCTGTACGTCGGCATCTCCTCCTACGAGCCGGGGCTGACCCGGCAGGCGGCGGCGATCCTCGCCGAGGAGAAGGTGCCATTGTTCATCCACCAGCCGAGCTACTCGATCCTCAACCGCTGGATCGAACGCGAGCTGCTCGCGACGCTGGCGGATCTGGGTACCGGCTGCATCGCCTTTTCGCCGCTCGCACAAGGTATGCTCACCGCAAAATACCTCGATGGCGTGCCGGGCGATGCGCGGGCCAGCCGTGACGGTTCGCTGTCGCAGACCTTGCTCAGCGAGGCGAACGTGGCGGCGATCCACGCGCTCGACGGGATCGCGCGGGCACGGGGCCAGACGCTGGCGCAGATGGCGATCGCCTGGGTGCTGCGCGATCCCCGCGTCACCTCCGCACTGATCGGCGCGCGATCGGTCGCCCAGCTCGACGATTCGCTGAACGCGCTGAACAATCCGGCATTCTCGGCGGACGAACTCGCCGCGATCGACGCGGCCGCGGTCGATGGCGGGATCAATATCTGGTCGGATTCGTCCGACATCGCCGAGCTGCCGGCGCGGCAGGGGGTCCCGCTCGCGTCACGATAG
- a CDS encoding lipocalin-like domain-containing protein: MKPLATMTGCLAAVAVAAPAAAPYPQVRPGIVLRFPVDHGAHPAFRTEWWYVTGWLKTAEGRDLGFQVTFFRTRPPVDPRNPSRFAAGQVLFAHAALSDPATGRLLHGERSARQGFGLAAARTGDADVAIRDWRLRRASDGRWQTAVTADGFRLALAFRPTQPPLPQGRGGYSRKGPLPDEASYYYSIPHLRVAGQVQIGGRAVAVTGEAWLDREWSSNYLAPAAQGWDWTGLNLDDGSALMAFRIRRKGGGTLWTGGSLRRPDGRTTVLAPGDVAFRPVATWRSRATGAVYPVMQDLSIRVDGKVTTHRLTPLFAAQELDARRGGLPVYWEGAVRTPGGRGYLELTGYDKPLAM, encoded by the coding sequence ATGAAGCCTCTGGCGACGATGACGGGCTGCCTGGCGGCGGTCGCGGTGGCGGCCCCGGCGGCGGCGCCCTATCCGCAGGTGCGACCCGGCATCGTGCTGCGCTTTCCCGTCGATCACGGAGCGCACCCCGCGTTCCGGACCGAATGGTGGTACGTCACCGGCTGGCTGAAGACCGCGGAGGGGCGCGATCTCGGCTTTCAAGTCACCTTCTTCCGCACGCGTCCGCCGGTCGATCCGCGCAACCCCAGCCGGTTCGCCGCCGGGCAGGTGCTGTTCGCGCATGCCGCGCTGTCCGATCCGGCCACCGGGCGGCTGCTGCACGGCGAGCGCTCCGCGCGGCAGGGCTTCGGCCTCGCCGCGGCGCGGACCGGCGACGCCGACGTGGCGATCCGCGACTGGCGGTTGCGGCGCGCCTCCGACGGGCGCTGGCAGACCGCGGTGACGGCGGACGGCTTCCGGCTGGCACTGGCGTTCCGGCCGACGCAGCCGCCGCTGCCGCAGGGACGCGGTGGCTACAGCCGCAAGGGACCGCTCCCCGACGAGGCGAGCTATTATTATTCGATCCCGCATCTGCGGGTCGCCGGGCAGGTGCAGATCGGCGGGCGCGCGGTCGCGGTGACCGGCGAGGCGTGGCTCGATCGCGAATGGTCGTCCAACTACCTTGCACCCGCGGCGCAGGGCTGGGACTGGACCGGGCTCAACCTCGACGACGGATCGGCGTTGATGGCGTTCCGCATCCGGCGCAAGGGCGGCGGAACGCTCTGGACGGGCGGATCCTTGCGCCGGCCCGACGGACGGACGACGGTACTGGCGCCGGGGGACGTCGCCTTCCGGCCGGTCGCCACCTGGCGCAGCCGCGCGACCGGGGCGGTCTATCCAGTGATGCAGGATCTCAGCATTCGCGTCGACGGCAAGGTCACGACGCACCGGCTGACGCCGCTGTTCGCCGCGCAGGAACTCGACGCGCGGCGCGGCGGCCTGCCGGTCTATTGGGAGGGGGCGGTGCGCACGCCCGGCGGGCGCGGCTATCTGGAACTGACCGGCTACGACAAGCCGCTCGCGATGTAG
- a CDS encoding FtsX-like permease family protein, translating into MAERAGLIRGRLALGWLIGGEWRFHPARFLTTAVAIAVGVALGFAVHLVNGSALASFDGAMRGISGEAELSVRATSPLGFDEALYPRVATARGVADASPVVSLDARIGGTRLTLLGIDVIRAAAVTPSLIGIRPAGPDTGNDGVFDEAALFLSRRALAQTKARVGEIVQATANGRTVPLRIAGTLPGADETAVGVIDIAAAQWRFGRLGRIDRLDLAMSDRDAAEPTLRALLPADAVLSSPASQNAQGDALSRAYRVNLDMLALVALLTGGFLVYSAQSLSVVRRQRAFALLRTLGMPRGGVIAAVVVEGVAIGLVGAAAGLLAGYGLAWAALHWFGGDLGAGYFGGGRAQVVFQPAAAFGFFALGLAAAILGSALPARVAARAAPAAALKNAGDVLDPRRPVAWWPAATLLAAGAAAALLPAVAGLPLFGFVGMALMLAGGVAGVPWFARTLLAPLARRGGGDVPRLLAVRHLHGAPGEAATALCGIVASTALMIAMATMVTSFRGAVDDWLGDVLGADLYARTTAGASFDPATRARLAATPGIATVAFSRQSPLTITADRPPISLIARPERGGRDPLLVLIDRAPSLPRGALPVWVSEPAQRLYGWDPGETIELPIAGRTRFVVAGVWRDYGRQAGAVLVDERDYQRLTGDEGRDEISVMLTPGQDAGRVAAALTARLPASLRGQVEITRPATLRQLALTLFDRSFAVTYLLEAVAILVGLAGVAATMSAQTIAREREFGMLRHLGLTRRQLTAMLGIEGAIVGLTGALAGIGLGLLLAQVLIHVINPQSFNWTMTTRIPFGTLVGVATALTGAAAVTAVLAGRRATARSAITSVREDW; encoded by the coding sequence GTGGCTGAGCGCGCCGGGCTGATCCGGGGACGGCTGGCGCTCGGCTGGCTGATCGGCGGCGAGTGGCGGTTCCATCCGGCGCGCTTCCTGACCACGGCGGTGGCGATCGCGGTCGGCGTCGCGCTGGGCTTCGCGGTGCATCTCGTCAACGGATCGGCGCTGGCGTCGTTCGACGGCGCGATGCGCGGCATCAGCGGCGAGGCCGAACTGTCGGTGCGCGCGACCAGCCCGCTCGGCTTCGACGAGGCGCTGTATCCGCGCGTGGCGACGGCGCGCGGCGTCGCCGATGCCAGCCCGGTCGTCAGCCTCGACGCGCGGATCGGCGGCACGCGCCTGACGCTGCTCGGCATCGACGTGATCCGCGCCGCGGCGGTGACGCCGTCGCTGATCGGCATCCGCCCCGCCGGCCCCGATACCGGCAACGACGGCGTGTTCGACGAGGCGGCGTTGTTCCTCTCCCGCCGCGCGCTCGCCCAGACGAAGGCGCGGGTCGGGGAAATCGTTCAGGCGACCGCCAACGGCCGGACGGTGCCGCTGCGGATCGCGGGGACGCTGCCGGGGGCGGACGAGACCGCGGTCGGCGTGATCGACATCGCCGCGGCGCAATGGCGGTTCGGCCGGCTGGGGCGGATCGACCGGCTCGATCTCGCCATGTCCGATCGCGACGCGGCCGAGCCGACGTTACGCGCGCTGCTGCCCGCCGATGCCGTGCTGTCCTCTCCGGCGTCGCAGAACGCGCAGGGCGATGCGCTGTCGCGCGCCTATCGCGTCAATCTCGACATGCTGGCGCTGGTCGCGCTGCTGACCGGCGGTTTCCTCGTCTACTCGGCGCAATCTTTGTCGGTGGTCCGCCGGCAGCGCGCCTTCGCCTTGCTGCGGACGCTCGGCATGCCGCGCGGCGGGGTGATCGCCGCGGTGGTGGTGGAGGGCGTCGCGATCGGGCTGGTCGGGGCCGCCGCGGGTCTTCTCGCCGGCTATGGCCTCGCCTGGGCGGCGCTGCACTGGTTCGGCGGCGATCTCGGCGCGGGCTATTTCGGTGGCGGTCGTGCGCAGGTCGTCTTCCAGCCTGCGGCGGCGTTCGGCTTCTTCGCGCTCGGTCTGGCCGCGGCGATCCTCGGCAGCGCGCTTCCGGCGCGCGTCGCGGCGCGGGCGGCGCCGGCGGCGGCGCTGAAGAATGCGGGCGACGTGCTCGATCCGCGCCGGCCGGTCGCCTGGTGGCCCGCCGCGACCCTGCTCGCCGCCGGCGCGGCGGCGGCGCTGCTACCCGCGGTCGCCGGCCTGCCGCTGTTCGGCTTCGTCGGCATGGCGCTGATGCTGGCGGGCGGGGTGGCGGGCGTGCCGTGGTTCGCCCGGACCTTGCTGGCGCCGCTCGCGCGTCGCGGCGGTGGCGACGTGCCGCGCCTGCTGGCAGTGCGGCACCTGCACGGCGCGCCGGGCGAGGCGGCGACCGCCTTGTGTGGCATCGTCGCGTCGACCGCACTGATGATCGCGATGGCGACGATGGTGACGAGCTTCCGCGGCGCGGTGGACGATTGGCTCGGCGACGTGCTCGGCGCCGATCTCTACGCGCGCACCACCGCTGGGGCGTCGTTCGATCCCGCGACGCGCGCGCGGCTGGCGGCGACGCCGGGCATCGCGACGGTGGCATTCAGCCGGCAATCGCCGCTGACGATCACCGCCGACCGCCCGCCGATCAGCCTGATCGCTCGACCGGAGCGGGGCGGCCGCGATCCGCTGCTGGTGCTGATCGACCGCGCGCCGTCGCTGCCGCGCGGCGCCTTGCCGGTCTGGGTGTCGGAGCCGGCGCAGCGTCTGTACGGCTGGGACCCCGGCGAGACGATCGAATTGCCGATCGCCGGCCGCACCCGCTTCGTCGTCGCCGGCGTCTGGCGCGACTACGGCCGGCAGGCGGGCGCGGTGCTGGTCGACGAGCGCGACTATCAGCGGCTGACCGGCGACGAGGGCCGCGACGAGATATCGGTGATGCTGACGCCGGGGCAGGACGCCGGCCGCGTCGCCGCCGCGCTCACCGCACGGCTGCCCGCGAGCTTGCGCGGGCAGGTCGAGATCACCCGGCCGGCGACGTTGCGGCAATTGGCGCTGACGCTGTTCGACCGCAGCTTCGCGGTGACCTATCTGCTCGAGGCGGTGGCGATCCTCGTCGGGCTGGCGGGGGTGGCGGCGACGATGTCGGCGCAGACGATCGCCCGCGAGCGCGAATTCGGCATGCTCCGCCACCTCGGCCTGACGCGCCGCCAGTTGACCGCGATGCTCGGGATCGAGGGCGCGATCGTCGGCTTGACCGGGGCGCTCGCCGGCATCGGACTCGGCCTGCTGTTGGCGCAGGTGCTGATCCACGTCATCAACCCGCAGTCGTTCAACTGGACGATGACGACCCGCATCCCGTTCGGCACGCTGGTCGGCGTCGCCACGGCGCTGACCGGGGCGGCGGCGGTGACGGCGGTGCTCGCCGGGCGGCGCGCGACCGCACGCAGCGCGATCACCTCGGTACGGGAGGATTGGTGA
- a CDS encoding ABC transporter ATP-binding protein: MDAGTSDGHGERPLLAVRALGKSVPGPRRLFRNLDLSVAAGELVAIIGESGVGKSTLLNILAGLDDADEGKVAIDGIHLGTLDEAARTRLRRERIGFVFQAFHILPYLTLRQNVALPLALVSPDAAEADRRADAMLDAVGLDGRGGGYARDLSGGELQRVAIARALVHRPALILADEPTGNLDPDTAARVLALFATAVRGHGAAGVMVTHSEASAAIADRVLTLGADGLVDRRG, translated from the coding sequence ATGGACGCTGGGACGAGCGATGGACATGGCGAGCGGCCGTTGCTCGCGGTGCGCGCGCTCGGCAAATCGGTGCCCGGACCGCGAAGGCTGTTCCGCAATCTCGACCTGTCGGTCGCGGCGGGGGAATTGGTCGCGATCATCGGCGAATCCGGTGTCGGCAAGTCGACGCTGCTCAACATCCTCGCCGGGCTCGACGACGCCGACGAGGGCAAAGTCGCGATCGACGGCATTCATCTCGGCACGCTCGACGAGGCGGCGCGCACGCGGCTGCGCCGCGAGCGGATCGGCTTCGTCTTTCAGGCCTTCCATATCCTGCCCTATCTGACGTTGCGGCAGAATGTCGCCTTGCCGCTGGCGCTGGTCTCGCCGGACGCGGCGGAGGCCGACCGGCGGGCCGATGCGATGCTCGATGCGGTCGGGCTGGACGGGCGCGGCGGCGGCTATGCCCGCGACCTGTCGGGCGGCGAGTTGCAGCGGGTCGCGATCGCGCGGGCGCTGGTCCATCGCCCGGCGCTGATCCTCGCCGACGAACCGACGGGCAATCTCGACCCCGATACCGCGGCGCGGGTGCTGGCGCTGTTCGCCACCGCGGTGCGCGGTCATGGCGCAGCCGGCGTGATGGTGACGCATTCCGAGGCGAGCGCGGCGATCGCCGACCGCGTGCTGACGCTCGGCGCGGACGGACTGGTCGATCGGCGTGGCTGA
- a CDS encoding potassium channel family protein: MNRHHTPRPALAPGRMAAPAALRPVRPRFYRAGRLGPLTTLAIRAAAVLLLVGIALGGHWIDRAGLRDNTDGAVSFLDIVYFTVITVTTVGYGDIVPVSDSARMFDTFVVTPIRIFVFLIFLGSAYSFMLRQGWERWRMGLVRHELKDHVIVCGFGRSGSAAVGELIERGHPPERIVVVDANADRLRLAEAWGVATVEGDATHNKVLETAKVGAARNVIICPGRDDTAVLIILTCRRLAPHAGIAVSIAAIENELLARDAGASIIVNPVSFGGQLLAQCTAGPHVADYVADLVTRGGQIELRERPVRADEIGTAPRDGTDGQIVRIYRDDRAIGVLQPEARELRAGDWVIELVEAADATKI, translated from the coding sequence GTGAACCGGCATCATACCCCACGGCCGGCGCTGGCACCCGGGCGGATGGCCGCACCGGCGGCCCTGCGCCCGGTGCGCCCGCGCTTCTATCGCGCCGGGCGGCTCGGCCCGCTCACCACGCTGGCGATCCGCGCCGCCGCCGTGCTGCTGCTCGTCGGCATCGCGCTCGGCGGTCACTGGATCGACCGGGCGGGCCTGCGCGACAATACCGACGGCGCGGTCAGCTTCCTCGACATCGTCTATTTCACCGTCATCACCGTGACGACGGTCGGCTATGGCGACATCGTCCCGGTCAGCGATTCGGCGCGGATGTTCGATACGTTCGTCGTCACGCCGATCCGCATCTTCGTGTTCCTCATCTTCCTGGGAAGCGCCTACAGCTTCATGCTGCGGCAGGGATGGGAGCGGTGGCGTATGGGACTGGTCAGGCACGAACTGAAGGATCACGTCATCGTCTGCGGCTTCGGCCGCTCGGGCTCGGCGGCGGTCGGCGAATTGATCGAACGCGGCCATCCGCCGGAGCGGATCGTCGTGGTCGACGCCAACGCCGACCGGCTGCGCCTCGCCGAGGCATGGGGCGTCGCCACCGTCGAAGGCGATGCGACCCACAACAAGGTGCTCGAAACCGCCAAGGTCGGTGCCGCGCGCAACGTCATCATCTGCCCCGGCCGCGACGACACCGCGGTGCTGATCATCCTCACCTGCCGTCGCCTCGCGCCGCATGCCGGCATCGCCGTCTCGATCGCGGCGATCGAGAACGAGTTGCTGGCGCGCGACGCCGGTGCCAGCATCATCGTCAACCCGGTGAGCTTCGGCGGCCAGTTGCTCGCGCAATGCACCGCCGGCCCGCACGTCGCCGACTATGTCGCCGACCTCGTCACCCGCGGCGGCCAGATCGAATTGCGCGAACGCCCGGTCCGCGCCGACGAGATCGGTACCGCGCCGCGCGACGGCACCGACGGCCAGATCGTCCGCATCTATCGCGACGACCGGGCGATCGGCGTCCTGCAACCCGAAGCGCGCGAGCTGCGCGCCGGCGATTGGGTGATCGAGCTGGTCGAGGCCGCCGATGCGACCAAAATCTGA
- a CDS encoding HIRAN domain-containing protein — protein sequence MQELTLAVVGIDFANADGSNRRSETMMTLPGEPVALVPEPKNKHDGNAIAVIGPRGVQLGYLSAERAPYVGMRLGRGEAVAAIFQGMDGNAAYIRLRFGGGQPTLPTPSAPARRSAPYDPDAFYPDDDGPEWGA from the coding sequence ATGCAGGAACTGACCCTCGCCGTCGTCGGCATCGACTTCGCCAATGCCGACGGCAGCAACCGCCGCTCCGAAACGATGATGACGCTGCCAGGCGAGCCGGTCGCCCTGGTGCCGGAGCCGAAGAACAAGCACGACGGCAATGCCATTGCGGTCATCGGCCCGCGCGGCGTGCAGCTCGGCTATCTCAGCGCCGAGCGGGCGCCTTATGTCGGCATGCGGCTGGGTCGCGGCGAAGCGGTGGCGGCGATCTTCCAGGGCATGGACGGCAATGCGGCCTATATCCGGCTGCGCTTCGGCGGCGGCCAGCCGACCTTGCCGACGCCATCCGCGCCGGCGCGACGGTCCGCACCTTATGACCCGGACGCCTTCTATCCCGACGACGACGGGCCGGAATGGGGCGCCTGA
- the recJ gene encoding single-stranded-DNA-specific exonuclease RecJ, whose translation MTPVLGVSHSILGQPWHWRSLAADARDGFGADDLVTQLLLARGAERETLDQHRAPSIRAFMPDPSVFRDMDRAAIRLADAVQAGESVAVFGDYDVDGATSAALMILVLRDLGLEARPYIPDRLLEGYGPSGDALVRLAGEGASLIVTVDCGAQAFEALAMAHAHPVDVVVVDHHKCAAALPLAHALVNPNRLDEDEGAAHGHLAAVGVCFLLAAALLRTLEARGFFADRPKPNLIHHLDIVALGTVADVAQLRGLNRAFVAQGLKVMAQRRNVGLAALIEASRLTRAPTCSDLGFALGPRINAGGRVGRADLGVRLLTTRDPDEARAIAEELDRLNEERRLIEAGVQQAAELLANDGRRVVVVSGEGWHPGVIGIVAGRLKEKFGRPAIVIAIGEDGLGKGSGRSIAGVDLGAAVLAAKEQGLLVAGGGHAMAAGLTIAADGIAAFADFLEERLAAGVDRAIGERALLVDAVLAPGGINPLLVESLDVGGPYGMGWPAPRIAAGPVRIIKADVVGSGHVRAVVAGDDGRSFKAVAFRAADTALGQALLAAAPHRRLWLAGRARIDDWGSRPAAEMHLEDAAWAN comes from the coding sequence ATGACCCCCGTTCTCGGCGTATCGCATTCGATTCTCGGCCAGCCCTGGCATTGGCGCAGCCTCGCCGCCGACGCGCGCGACGGTTTCGGTGCCGACGATCTCGTCACGCAATTGCTGCTCGCCCGCGGCGCCGAGCGCGAGACGCTCGACCAGCATCGCGCGCCGTCGATCCGCGCCTTCATGCCCGACCCGTCGGTGTTCCGCGACATGGACCGCGCCGCGATCCGCCTCGCCGATGCGGTGCAGGCGGGCGAGAGCGTCGCGGTGTTCGGCGATTACGATGTCGACGGCGCGACCTCGGCGGCGCTGATGATCCTCGTGCTGCGCGATCTCGGGCTCGAGGCGCGGCCGTACATTCCCGACCGGTTGCTCGAAGGCTATGGCCCGTCGGGCGACGCGCTGGTCCGGCTGGCGGGGGAGGGGGCGTCGCTGATCGTCACCGTCGACTGCGGCGCACAGGCGTTCGAGGCGCTGGCGATGGCGCACGCGCATCCGGTCGACGTCGTCGTCGTCGACCACCACAAATGCGCCGCCGCGCTGCCGCTGGCGCATGCGCTGGTCAATCCCAACCGGCTCGACGAGGACGAAGGCGCGGCGCACGGCCATCTCGCCGCGGTCGGCGTCTGCTTTCTACTGGCCGCGGCGCTGCTGCGCACGCTGGAGGCACGCGGCTTCTTCGCCGATCGGCCCAAGCCCAATCTGATCCACCATCTCGACATCGTCGCGCTCGGCACCGTCGCCGACGTCGCGCAGCTGCGCGGCCTCAACCGCGCCTTCGTCGCTCAGGGGCTCAAGGTGATGGCGCAGCGCCGCAACGTCGGCCTCGCCGCGTTGATCGAGGCGTCGCGGCTGACGCGCGCGCCGACGTGCAGCGACCTCGGCTTCGCGCTCGGGCCGCGGATCAACGCCGGCGGCCGGGTGGGCCGCGCGGATCTAGGCGTGCGGCTGCTCACCACGCGCGATCCCGACGAGGCGCGCGCGATCGCGGAGGAACTCGACCGGCTCAACGAGGAGCGCCGCCTGATCGAGGCGGGGGTGCAGCAAGCCGCCGAGCTGCTCGCCAACGACGGCCGCCGCGTCGTCGTCGTCTCCGGCGAGGGCTGGCATCCCGGCGTGATCGGCATCGTCGCCGGACGGCTGAAGGAGAAGTTCGGCCGGCCGGCGATCGTCATCGCGATCGGCGAGGACGGGCTCGGCAAAGGCTCAGGCCGGTCGATCGCCGGGGTCGATCTCGGCGCGGCGGTGCTCGCGGCGAAGGAGCAGGGCCTGCTCGTCGCCGGCGGCGGCCATGCGATGGCGGCGGGGCTGACGATCGCCGCCGACGGCATCGCCGCCTTCGCCGATTTCCTCGAAGAGCGGCTGGCCGCCGGCGTCGACCGCGCGATCGGTGAGCGCGCGTTGCTGGTCGACGCGGTGCTCGCGCCCGGCGGGATCAACCCGCTGCTGGTCGAATCGCTCGATGTCGGCGGACCGTACGGCATGGGCTGGCCGGCGCCGCGGATCGCCGCCGGGCCGGTGCGGATCATCAAGGCGGACGTCGTCGGCAGCGGCCACGTCCGCGCGGTGGTGGCGGGCGACGACGGCCGCAGCTTCAAGGCGGTGGCGTTCCGCGCCGCCGACACCGCGCTGGGGCAGGCGCTGCTCGCCGCCGCGCCGCACCGCCGGCTATGGCTCGCCGGCCGCGCCAGGATCGACGATTGGGGCAGCCGCCCGGCGGCGGAAATGCACCTGGAAGACGCCGCCTGGGCGAATTGA
- a CDS encoding DNA polymerase III subunit gamma/tau has product MADSFDLGEPPQPAAKAAPYRVLARKYRPQTFSELIGQDAMVTTLGNAIKRDRLAHAFLMTGVRGVGKTSTARLIAKALNCVGPDGTGGPTIDPCGVCEPCRAIAEGRHIDVIEMDAASHTGVDDVREIIDAARYAAVSARYKIYIVDEVHMLSKNAFNALLKTLEEPPAHVKFLFATTEVNKVPITVLSRCQRFDLRRISAEQLAAHFAFVCRQEGVEAEPEALMLIARAAEGSARDGLSILDQGIAHAGLEGGGVTAAAVRQMLGLSDRGAVRDLLALVLAGDAAGALASLRRQYDYGVDPQSVLRAMLESVHGITLAKVGTAEDPAQPVEERNARAEWAEKLSFPALHRLWQLFLKGHDEVARAALPIEAAEMALLRAIHASTLPDPGELAKQIASGKLGALSAPAAAAPAAPAAPVAAERPGAPADFEGLVTLLEDKGHFAVAAQLSHGARVVRYEAPELVLSGSRPMSADTLRDVAEALKAATGQVWKIVLEDAPGAPTLREKAKADEEATRQAILATPLVRAAFAAFPEAELEAWPGKRSNA; this is encoded by the coding sequence ATGGCCGATTCCTTCGATCTGGGCGAACCGCCGCAGCCCGCGGCCAAGGCCGCCCCCTATCGCGTGCTCGCGCGCAAATACCGTCCGCAGACCTTTTCCGAGCTGATCGGGCAGGATGCGATGGTCACCACGCTCGGCAATGCGATCAAGCGCGACCGGCTGGCGCATGCCTTTCTGATGACCGGCGTGCGCGGCGTCGGCAAGACCTCGACCGCGCGGCTGATCGCCAAGGCGCTCAATTGCGTCGGTCCCGACGGCACCGGCGGCCCGACGATCGATCCGTGCGGCGTCTGCGAACCGTGCCGCGCGATCGCCGAAGGGCGCCATATCGACGTCATCGAGATGGACGCCGCCAGCCATACCGGCGTCGACGACGTGCGCGAGATCATCGACGCGGCCCGCTATGCCGCGGTGTCGGCGCGGTACAAGATCTACATCGTGGACGAGGTCCACATGCTCTCCAAGAACGCGTTCAATGCGTTGCTGAAGACGCTGGAAGAGCCGCCCGCGCACGTCAAATTCCTGTTCGCCACGACCGAGGTGAACAAGGTGCCGATCACCGTGCTGTCGCGCTGCCAGCGCTTCGACCTGCGCCGCATCTCGGCGGAGCAGCTCGCCGCGCATTTCGCCTTCGTCTGCAGGCAAGAGGGCGTAGAGGCCGAGCCCGAGGCGCTGATGCTGATCGCGCGTGCGGCGGAAGGCTCGGCGCGCGACGGCCTGTCGATCCTAGACCAAGGCATCGCGCATGCCGGGCTCGAAGGCGGCGGCGTGACCGCGGCGGCGGTGCGGCAGATGCTCGGCCTGTCCGATCGCGGCGCGGTACGCGACCTGCTCGCCCTCGTGCTCGCCGGCGATGCGGCGGGCGCCCTCGCCAGCCTGCGGCGGCAGTACGATTACGGCGTCGATCCGCAATCGGTGCTGCGCGCGATGCTCGAGAGCGTCCACGGCATCACGCTCGCCAAGGTCGGCACCGCCGAAGACCCGGCGCAGCCGGTCGAGGAGCGCAACGCGCGCGCCGAATGGGCGGAAAAGCTGTCCTTCCCTGCCCTGCACCGGCTCTGGCAGCTCTTCCTCAAGGGGCATGACGAGGTCGCCAGGGCGGCACTGCCGATCGAGGCGGCGGAGATGGCGCTGCTGCGCGCGATCCACGCCTCGACCTTGCCCGACCCCGGCGAGCTGGCGAAGCAGATCGCCAGCGGCAAGCTCGGCGCTTTGTCGGCGCCCGCGGCCGCTGCCCCCGCAGCACCGGCCGCGCCGGTCGCTGCCGAACGGCCCGGCGCGCCCGCCGATTTCGAGGGCCTCGTCACCCTGCTCGAGGACAAGGGCCATTTCGCCGTCGCCGCGCAGCTCAGCCACGGCGCGCGCGTCGTCCGCTACGAAGCGCCCGAGCTGGTGCTCAGCGGATCGCGGCCGATGTCGGCGGACACGCTGCGCGACGTCGCCGAGGCGCTGAAGGCGGCGACGGGGCAGGTATGGAAGATCGTCTTGGAGGATGCGCCCGGCGCGCCTACCTTGCGCGAGAAGGCCAAGGCGGATGAAGAGGCGACACGGCAGGCGATCCTCGCCACGCCGCTGGTGAGGGCGGCCTTCGCGGCCTTTCCCGAAGCCGAACTGGAAGCCTGGCCGGGCAAACGGAGCAACGCATGA